A stretch of Blautia liquoris DNA encodes these proteins:
- a CDS encoding D-alanyl-D-alanine carboxypeptidase family protein, translating into MKSTDNFKRAKTKRNNKTLNLLLIIVLVLALILGAILGVINFRQSRKMDLSVPYDINRNLPIDTTASDGVSTADGFASDLCAAPASLPRDGVAMTSGDEKALLFNLDTSVPLFAQGIYDRTYPASITKIMTAIIALKYGNMNDEVTISKEDVTLEKDAQLSGMLPGYRTSMDGLFHALMVYSANDAAMAIARHVGGTVENFVAMMNDEAKSLGMTGTHFVNPHGLHDDNHYTTAYDIYLMFNAAYHYQKFYDTMQTNVYNLNVIKPDGSASVIRLDSTDKYLTGEKTVPQKVSVLGGKTGTTSQAGSCLAILSQNSYGQPFISIILNARNKNILYDDMDLLLNQINQ; encoded by the coding sequence GTGAAATCTACAGATAACTTTAAGAGGGCAAAGACAAAAAGAAATAATAAAACCTTGAATCTACTGCTGATTATTGTTTTGGTCTTGGCATTGATTCTAGGGGCTATACTTGGAGTCATTAATTTCAGGCAGAGCAGAAAGATGGATCTGTCAGTTCCCTATGATATAAACAGGAATCTTCCAATTGATACAACAGCCTCTGATGGCGTTTCGACTGCGGATGGCTTTGCTTCTGATTTATGCGCAGCCCCTGCGTCACTTCCAAGAGATGGTGTTGCGATGACGTCGGGTGATGAAAAAGCCCTGCTTTTCAATCTTGATACGTCAGTTCCGCTGTTTGCGCAGGGAATCTACGACAGAACATACCCCGCAAGTATTACAAAGATTATGACTGCTATTATAGCTTTAAAATATGGAAACATGAATGATGAAGTGACAATTTCAAAGGAGGATGTAACTCTCGAAAAAGATGCTCAGCTCTCCGGTATGCTGCCTGGTTACAGGACTTCGATGGACGGACTGTTTCATGCGCTGATGGTGTATTCTGCAAATGATGCAGCTATGGCTATCGCCAGGCATGTCGGCGGAACAGTAGAGAACTTTGTAGCTATGATGAATGATGAAGCAAAGTCACTGGGAATGACCGGAACACATTTTGTAAATCCACATGGTCTGCATGACGATAATCATTATACCACAGCTTATGACATTTACCTTATGTTTAATGCTGCTTATCATTATCAGAAATTCTATGATACTATGCAGACGAATGTATATAATCTAAATGTAATAAAACCCGATGGAAGTGCATCTGTTATCCGCCTTGACTCTACAGATAAGTATCTGACCGGTGAAAAGACTGTACCACAGAAGGTCTCTGTTCTGGGGGGAAAAACCGGTACTACAAGCCAGGCTGGATCCTGTCTTGCAATATTAAGCCAGAATTCATACGGCCAGCCATTTATTTCCATTATATTGAACGCTAGGAACAAAAATATATTATATGATGATATGGATCTGCTCCTTAATCAAATTAATCAATGA
- a CDS encoding twitching motility protein PilT — protein MVQLIVGNKGKGKTKYLLDKVNKEVRAASGSIVYLDKNSKHMYELNNKVRLIDCSRYPLTNSDEFIGFICGILSQDHDLELMYLDSFLYNARLEENDDHMEECIDQLENIGNIFDVTFVLSVSKDKEELSEKLQDKIIFSL, from the coding sequence ATGGTTCAATTAATTGTGGGTAATAAAGGAAAAGGGAAGACAAAATACCTTTTAGACAAAGTAAATAAAGAGGTAAGGGCTGCATCAGGCAGCATCGTTTATCTGGATAAAAACTCAAAACATATGTATGAACTGAACAATAAGGTGCGCTTGATAGACTGTTCTCGTTATCCGCTCACGAACAGTGATGAATTTATTGGTTTCATCTGCGGAATTCTCTCGCAGGACCACGACTTAGAACTTATGTATCTGGATAGTTTCCTGTATAATGCTAGACTAGAAGAAAATGATGATCATATGGAGGAATGTATTGATCAACTTGAGAATATTGGTAATATCTTTGATGTTACCTTTGTTCTTTCTGTATCAAAAGATAAAGAAGAACTTTCAGAGAAACTGCAGGATAAAATTATATTTTCTCTATAA
- a CDS encoding DUF378 domain-containing protein: MNSRGLDYTALTFVIIGAVNWGLIGLLKFDLVAFLFGNLSWLSRIIYIIIGICGLYLLSAYGRFTDGKKED, translated from the coding sequence ATGAACTCAAGAGGATTGGATTACACAGCCCTGACCTTCGTAATCATCGGAGCCGTCAACTGGGGACTGATTGGTTTGCTTAAATTTGATCTCGTTGCATTTTTATTTGGAAATTTAAGTTGGCTGTCAAGAATTATATATATCATAATAGGTATATGTGGCCTTTATCTGCTCAGCGCATACGGAAGATTTACAGACGGCAAGAAAGAAGATTAG